Proteins co-encoded in one Sporosarcina sp. FSL K6-1522 genomic window:
- the fliI gene encoding flagellar protein export ATPase FliI, which yields MKKAGELTDFIPKVKTFKKFGRVVRVVGLMIESQGPESSIGDVCHIHLNRSGKQDAIIMAEVVGFREEIVILMPYTDIRDISSGCLVEGIGKPLEVKVGMNLIGKVLDSMGNPIDNSPLPKGLTTVRTEQAPPNALTRPPIDEKLSVGVKAIDGMLTVGNGQRVGIFAGSGVGKSTLLGMIARNTTADINVIALIGERGREVREFIDRDLGAEGLSRTIVVAATSDQPALMRIKGAFTATAIAEYFRDKGMNVMLMMDSVTRVAMAQREIGLAVGEPPATRGYTPSVFAILPKLLERTGTNENGSITAFYTVLVDGDDMNEPIADAVRGILDGHIVLDRTLANKGQYPAINVLKSVSRLMNHIADPAHVKAAEKLRDLYYTYDKSEDLINIGAYKRGTSPEIDQAIEYEPLITNFLKQGFKDNISIEDSIAELVALGSTGGGTT from the coding sequence ATGAAAAAAGCGGGAGAGCTAACCGACTTTATTCCAAAAGTGAAGACTTTTAAAAAGTTTGGGCGCGTTGTCCGCGTTGTCGGTCTGATGATTGAGTCACAAGGACCCGAGAGTTCGATTGGAGATGTTTGCCATATCCATCTGAATCGATCAGGCAAACAAGATGCAATCATTATGGCAGAAGTTGTTGGGTTTAGAGAAGAAATTGTTATTTTGATGCCTTATACGGATATTCGCGACATTTCAAGCGGCTGTCTTGTGGAAGGGATTGGGAAACCACTCGAAGTAAAAGTAGGGATGAATCTAATTGGAAAAGTGCTTGATTCAATGGGCAATCCGATTGATAATAGTCCACTACCAAAAGGCTTAACGACTGTTCGAACAGAACAAGCTCCGCCGAATGCTTTGACACGCCCACCGATTGATGAAAAACTATCGGTCGGTGTGAAAGCAATTGATGGTATGCTGACGGTCGGAAATGGTCAACGTGTAGGGATCTTCGCAGGGTCGGGTGTTGGGAAAAGTACATTGCTCGGTATGATTGCTCGCAATACGACTGCGGATATAAACGTTATTGCGCTGATTGGAGAACGTGGTCGTGAAGTACGTGAGTTTATAGACCGGGATCTTGGAGCAGAAGGGCTGAGTAGAACGATTGTTGTTGCGGCAACGTCTGACCAACCGGCACTTATGCGAATTAAAGGTGCGTTCACAGCTACGGCGATTGCTGAGTATTTCCGTGATAAAGGGATGAATGTCATGCTGATGATGGACTCCGTCACACGAGTTGCCATGGCACAGCGAGAAATTGGACTTGCGGTAGGAGAACCGCCTGCGACACGCGGTTATACACCGTCTGTCTTTGCCATTTTGCCGAAGTTGTTGGAGCGTACAGGAACGAATGAGAATGGCTCGATTACAGCCTTCTATACAGTGCTTGTGGACGGGGACGATATGAATGAACCAATTGCTGATGCGGTTCGCGGAATTTTAGATGGACATATTGTACTAGACCGAACGCTTGCCAATAAAGGGCAGTATCCTGCTATCAATGTGTTGAAAAGCGTTAGTAGGCTGATGAATCATATTGCAGATCCTGCGCATGTAAAAGCAGCGGAAAAATTACGTGATTTGTATTATACATATGACAAATCCGAAGACCTTATCAACATCGGTGCGTATAAGCGGGGAACGTCACCAGAAATTGACCAGGCAATTGAATACGAGCCACTCATTACGAATTTCTTGAAGCAAGGTTTTAAAGATAATATTTCAATTGAGGATAGCATTGCGGAGCTTGTAGCACTTGGTAGCACTGGAGGCGGTACAACATGA
- the fliE gene encoding flagellar hook-basal body complex protein FliE, whose product MAIQSITALAPSESLFKTDKAMQPTAYEAQQNFGNYLKEAINDLNSKQQTSDMMTEKLVRGDNVELHDVMIAAQKATITLNATMEVRNKVIEAYQEIIRMPV is encoded by the coding sequence ATGGCCATACAATCGATTACAGCTCTTGCACCTTCGGAAAGTTTGTTTAAGACCGATAAGGCAATGCAACCAACAGCATATGAAGCACAACAAAACTTTGGAAACTACTTGAAAGAGGCAATCAATGATTTGAATAGTAAACAACAGACATCGGATATGATGACAGAGAAGCTCGTGCGTGGTGACAATGTAGAATTGCATGATGTTATGATTGCAGCTCAAAAAGCGACGATTACATTAAATGCAACAATGGAAGTGCGAAACAAAGTAATCGAAGCATATCAAGAGATTATTAGAATGCCTGTTTAA
- the flgC gene encoding flagellar basal body rod protein FlgC has product MTIFHSLNTSASALTSQRMRMDVISSNMANVDTTRGRMVDGEWQPYRRKTVTLQPREGQFSSMLNVAMGTKVKGSVGNGVTVSRIKEDTETPFKLVFDPSHPDANEEGYVSMPNVDPLREMIDLMSATRSYEANITVLNANKSMLMKALEIGK; this is encoded by the coding sequence ATGACGATATTTCATAGTTTAAATACGTCTGCATCCGCTCTGACATCACAGCGAATGCGAATGGATGTTATTTCATCAAATATGGCCAATGTCGACACGACTCGTGGAAGAATGGTCGATGGAGAATGGCAACCCTATCGACGTAAAACCGTTACGTTACAACCGCGAGAAGGTCAATTTTCCTCAATGTTGAATGTCGCAATGGGGACGAAGGTAAAAGGATCGGTAGGAAATGGCGTGACGGTCTCGCGAATTAAAGAGGATACCGAAACGCCATTTAAATTGGTATTCGACCCTTCGCACCCGGATGCAAATGAGGAAGGCTATGTTTCAATGCCGAATGTGGACCCCCTGCGTGAGATGATTGATTTGATGTCCGCAACACGTTCTTATGAAGCGAATATCACCGTGTTAAATGCAAATAAATCGATGCTCATGAAAGCACTGGAAATAGGGAAGTAA
- the hslU gene encoding ATP-dependent protease ATPase subunit HslU produces MTKRLELTPKELTAHLDRYIVGQDNAKRAVAVAIRNRYRRSLLSDDEKNEIIPKNILMIGPTGVGKTEIARRIAKLVNAPFIKVEATKFTEVGYVGRDVESMIRDLVEAGVRIVREEQREAVKEHAAVLAEERLIELLVPEKKKMGGMQNPFEMLFGQKAEQEEPDYTEVAEVKRKRSEIAASLRAGKLEEQMVTIEVSSQQPSMFDALQGSGMEQMGANMQDALSSLMPKKTVKRKMKVADARKALEAEEADKLIDHDEIARRAIDLTEQSGMIFLDEMDKIASRGGSGSSADVSREGVQRDILPIVEGSTVTTKYGPVKTDFILFIAAGAFHMAKPSDIIPELQGRFPIRVELDKLSKADFERILKEPDFSLIRQYEKLLETEEVILDFTDEAISRIAEIAYGVNDDTENIGARRLHTILEKLLEELSYEAADIGPATIKITPAYVDEKLKSIAKNKDLSQFIL; encoded by the coding sequence ATGACAAAGAGACTAGAACTGACACCGAAGGAATTGACTGCGCATCTTGACCGTTACATTGTGGGGCAAGATAACGCCAAGCGAGCAGTAGCTGTAGCGATCCGAAATAGGTACAGAAGAAGTCTTCTTTCTGATGATGAGAAAAATGAAATTATCCCGAAGAACATTCTCATGATTGGACCAACAGGAGTTGGAAAGACAGAAATCGCAAGAAGGATTGCCAAGTTGGTGAATGCCCCATTCATCAAGGTCGAAGCGACAAAGTTTACCGAAGTTGGTTATGTAGGTAGAGATGTTGAATCGATGATTAGAGATTTAGTCGAGGCTGGTGTACGCATTGTTCGAGAAGAACAACGTGAAGCGGTGAAGGAACATGCCGCGGTATTAGCTGAAGAACGACTTATTGAACTGCTTGTTCCGGAAAAGAAGAAAATGGGTGGCATGCAAAATCCATTTGAAATGCTTTTTGGTCAAAAAGCAGAGCAGGAAGAGCCAGATTATACCGAGGTCGCTGAAGTGAAGCGTAAGCGATCTGAAATTGCAGCAAGTCTGAGAGCCGGGAAGCTTGAAGAGCAGATGGTGACGATTGAAGTATCCTCACAGCAACCTTCAATGTTCGATGCGCTACAAGGCTCGGGAATGGAGCAAATGGGTGCGAATATGCAGGACGCATTATCTTCGCTTATGCCGAAAAAGACGGTAAAGCGCAAGATGAAAGTGGCGGATGCGCGTAAAGCGCTTGAAGCAGAAGAAGCTGATAAATTAATTGATCACGACGAGATTGCAAGGCGTGCCATCGATTTGACAGAGCAATCTGGAATGATCTTTCTTGATGAAATGGACAAAATCGCTAGTCGTGGTGGGAGTGGTTCTTCAGCTGATGTTTCACGAGAAGGGGTTCAACGGGATATCTTGCCGATTGTTGAAGGGTCAACTGTGACAACAAAATATGGTCCTGTCAAAACGGATTTCATACTGTTCATTGCTGCAGGTGCTTTCCATATGGCGAAGCCATCGGACATTATCCCTGAGCTACAAGGGCGTTTTCCAATCCGAGTGGAACTTGATAAGTTGTCGAAAGCAGACTTTGAACGTATTTTGAAAGAGCCGGATTTCTCTTTGATTCGACAATATGAAAAATTGCTCGAAACGGAAGAGGTCATACTTGATTTTACGGACGAAGCCATTAGTCGCATTGCGGAAATTGCTTACGGTGTGAATGATGATACTGAAAATATCGGTGCGAGGCGTCTGCATACAATTTTAGAAAAACTTCTTGAAGAATTATCATATGAAGCGGCGGATATCGGACCTGCAACGATTAAGATTACGCCAGCATATGTCGATGAAAAATTGAAAAGTATCGCAAAAAACAAAGATTTGTCACAATTCATCTTATAA
- the fliH gene encoding flagellar assembly protein FliH: MSNIFRSYQMVSEEGKAKPIGIRNLIPPQDIDPSEELTLDMVLAERDRLLQEANRKIEDDKAAIEQMRQMATEDIATMQTTWESEKALLQQQAYDEGFQVGYGEGRDKALSDMAAAIQSANEATTQSYENANKYLVSQERVILELAMRTAERIIGQTLRDEEEVYLSVVKRALKEAREMKEIKLYVSLGYFELVSDNRAELAAIFPPDVPFLIFANDDFESTQCYIETNHGRIVVSIEEQLNELRERLVEIMESGD; this comes from the coding sequence TTGTCTAATATATTTCGTTCCTATCAGATGGTTTCTGAAGAAGGAAAAGCGAAACCAATAGGTATCCGAAATCTTATTCCGCCTCAAGACATTGATCCGAGTGAGGAACTTACATTGGATATGGTGCTTGCAGAAAGGGATCGATTGTTACAAGAAGCGAACAGGAAAATTGAAGACGACAAGGCGGCCATTGAGCAGATGCGTCAGATGGCAACAGAGGATATTGCAACTATGCAAACGACTTGGGAGAGTGAGAAAGCCTTGCTACAACAGCAAGCGTATGATGAAGGCTTTCAAGTCGGCTATGGAGAAGGGCGTGACAAAGCCCTTTCTGATATGGCTGCTGCTATCCAGAGCGCAAATGAGGCGACGACGCAATCATATGAAAATGCGAACAAGTATCTTGTGAGTCAAGAACGTGTCATCCTTGAGCTTGCGATGCGAACTGCTGAAAGGATTATTGGGCAGACATTGCGGGATGAAGAAGAGGTCTATCTTTCTGTTGTGAAAAGGGCTTTGAAGGAAGCACGTGAGATGAAAGAAATTAAACTCTATGTTTCCCTCGGCTATTTTGAGCTCGTATCGGATAATCGTGCGGAGCTGGCGGCGATATTTCCACCGGATGTGCCGTTCCTTATTTTTGCCAACGATGATTTTGAATCTACTCAATGCTATATCGAAACAAACCATGGACGGATTGTCGTCAGCATTGAAGAGCAATTGAATGAATTACGGGAAAGACTCGTTGAAATCATGGAAAGTGGGGATTGA
- the fliF gene encoding flagellar basal-body MS-ring/collar protein FliF: MNERLAKIRLDIREFWSSRTKKQKNTYIASATAVIIIAAILTILLSRTEYAPLYTDVSRAEIGRIKETLDSQGVQSKVAPGGTSILVPKERVDDLLVTLAAEGFPTSGTPGYAFFSENAGFGTTDNEFNMIKLGAMQTELANLIKGIEGVKDANVMITMPQQGVFISDSTQQATAAVMLKTEPGHQFTEPQINALYNLVSKSLPNLSTDDIVIMNQYSEYFDLNESNNSTGTSVTDQMAVKKTIERDLQRQVQTMLGTMIGQDKVVVSVTTDIDFKLETREENLVEPVDEESMEGIALSVQRITETFTGNGPVGGTPEGEDPTDNGTGFQEGTFSNGDYERIEETVNNEVNRIRKEIVESPYKIRDLGIQVMIEPPVADDIASMPPGLQEDVERILETIIRTSIDKGAAGELTDAALNDKIVVSVQPFNGKTVDFPETTSTIPWWIYAIGGALLLIIGVLIFLFFRKKRQEQAMEESLIMDEQLAAMDVDDINTEQETEGTVRKKQLEKMAKEKPEEFAKLLRTWIAEE, from the coding sequence ATGAATGAAAGATTGGCGAAAATCAGATTGGATATACGTGAGTTCTGGTCGAGTCGCACAAAAAAGCAAAAAAATACATACATCGCTTCGGCCACGGCCGTCATCATAATCGCCGCAATCCTAACAATCCTATTGTCTAGGACAGAGTATGCACCGCTTTATACGGATGTATCTCGTGCGGAAATTGGGCGCATCAAAGAGACGTTAGATAGCCAGGGGGTGCAGAGCAAAGTTGCTCCTGGTGGTACATCCATTCTTGTACCCAAAGAGCGCGTCGATGATTTACTCGTGACGCTCGCTGCAGAAGGGTTCCCTACTTCAGGGACACCAGGCTATGCTTTCTTTTCGGAAAACGCTGGATTTGGAACGACAGATAATGAGTTTAATATGATTAAGCTAGGAGCCATGCAAACAGAGCTCGCAAACTTAATCAAAGGCATCGAAGGTGTGAAGGATGCCAACGTGATGATCACGATGCCACAACAAGGGGTTTTCATCAGTGATAGCACACAGCAGGCAACTGCAGCAGTCATGTTGAAAACTGAACCAGGGCATCAATTTACAGAACCACAGATTAATGCACTTTATAATCTCGTATCAAAGAGTTTACCGAATTTGTCGACGGATGACATTGTGATTATGAATCAGTACTCGGAGTACTTTGACTTGAACGAGAGTAACAATTCAACTGGAACAAGTGTGACAGATCAAATGGCGGTTAAGAAAACGATTGAACGTGATTTACAACGCCAAGTGCAAACAATGTTAGGCACAATGATTGGACAAGATAAAGTCGTTGTTTCTGTAACAACTGATATTGATTTTAAACTGGAAACGAGAGAGGAAAATCTTGTAGAGCCGGTTGACGAGGAAAGTATGGAAGGAATCGCTCTTAGCGTTCAGCGAATTACAGAAACGTTTACGGGCAATGGTCCTGTAGGGGGCACGCCAGAAGGAGAAGATCCGACAGATAATGGTACGGGCTTCCAAGAAGGCACATTCTCAAACGGTGATTATGAACGAATCGAAGAGACTGTTAATAATGAAGTAAATCGAATTCGTAAAGAGATTGTCGAGAGCCCTTATAAAATTCGGGATCTTGGCATACAGGTGATGATTGAGCCACCTGTAGCGGACGATATAGCTTCTATGCCACCGGGACTACAAGAAGATGTTGAGCGTATACTTGAAACGATTATACGAACGTCCATTGATAAGGGGGCAGCAGGAGAGCTAACGGATGCAGCTTTGAATGACAAAATCGTTGTATCTGTACAGCCTTTCAATGGTAAAACAGTAGACTTCCCAGAAACAACATCTACGATACCTTGGTGGATTTATGCAATTGGTGGCGCGTTGCTACTTATTATTGGTGTGTTAATCTTCCTATTCTTCCGCAAGAAACGACAAGAGCAAGCAATGGAAGAAAGTTTAATAATGGATGAGCAACTTGCAGCGATGGATGTCGATGACATTAATACTGAACAGGAAACAGAAGGAACAGTCCGCAAGAAGCAACTTGAAAAAATGGCAAAAGAAAAGCCGGAAGAGTTCGCGAAGTTATTACGTACGTGGATAGCCGAGGAATGA
- the codY gene encoding GTP-sensing pleiotropic transcriptional regulator CodY has product MTLLTRTRKINAMLQKSAGKPVNFKEMAETLSSVIECNAFIVSRKGKLLGLEIHQQIENDRMKKMFEERQFPEEYTSKLFDVSETSSNLDVYNEHTAFPVENRELFKEGLTTIVPIIGGGERLGTLILARLKEEFEESDLVLAEYGATVVGMEILREKSEQIEIEARSKAVVQMAINSLSYSEHEAIEHIFKELDGNEGLLVASKIADRVGITRSVIVNALRKLESAGVIESRSLGMKGTYIKVLNSKFLEELEKQKS; this is encoded by the coding sequence ATGACATTATTAACGAGAACACGCAAAATCAACGCAATGCTACAAAAATCGGCAGGAAAACCGGTAAACTTTAAAGAGATGGCTGAAACACTTAGCTCGGTAATCGAGTGTAATGCATTCATCGTCAGCAGAAAAGGGAAATTGCTCGGTCTAGAAATTCATCAACAAATCGAAAATGATCGTATGAAAAAAATGTTCGAAGAACGTCAATTCCCGGAAGAGTATACAAGCAAGTTGTTCGACGTAAGCGAGACGTCATCGAACTTAGATGTATACAATGAGCATACGGCGTTCCCGGTCGAAAACCGCGAGCTTTTCAAAGAAGGTTTGACGACAATTGTGCCGATTATCGGTGGTGGAGAACGACTGGGTACACTGATTTTGGCACGTTTGAAAGAAGAGTTTGAAGAAAGTGATCTAGTCCTTGCGGAGTACGGTGCGACTGTTGTTGGAATGGAAATCTTGCGTGAGAAGTCTGAGCAAATTGAGATTGAAGCACGTAGTAAAGCTGTTGTTCAAATGGCAATCAATTCCCTATCTTACAGTGAGCATGAAGCGATTGAGCATATCTTTAAAGAGCTTGATGGTAATGAAGGACTACTTGTTGCTTCTAAAATTGCAGACCGAGTAGGAATCACGCGTTCGGTTATCGTCAATGCGCTACGTAAGTTGGAAAGTGCAGGCGTAATCGAATCACGTTCACTTGGGATGAAAGGTACGTATATCAAAGTGTTGAATAGCAAGTTCCTCGAAGAACTTGAAAAACAAAAATCATAA
- a CDS encoding flagellar hook-length control protein FliK — MNIAAMQQMIKMPTQASAGGSKASASTFGSVFTSMTANSATADQELSTNEVSADSILSIFHATSIEQLEEAMKELGHENTDATNLLAQLGSVEEQREDLLALLEKAGLSESELTEMTFTNDIWVVLEKIDKIAPQFFEQLTTALDGKADMSKQQAVDVLTLLKTIELVAPKTDLLVRQEQQIASLQSFLVAAGAQFEEGLQVSKTAATTPIPFMDSQHAARIVVQTQSSPSLTDDGNAPKQSEVSQQVASHAIGNVAVAKGDFSITEEENRTNARNEALTREMQNIFKRANFGQTGGTNRLLIKLYPEHLGQVRIELLQVNGVMTARILASTALGKEMLDSQLNQLRNAFIQQNLQVERIDVSQTLQDTARNDREQAFNQHLKQQEQETNEGQEQNEDEEQSFQEYLIELEV, encoded by the coding sequence TTGAATATCGCAGCAATGCAACAAATGATTAAAATGCCTACCCAAGCTTCAGCAGGCGGAAGTAAGGCATCAGCAAGTACTTTTGGCTCTGTTTTTACAAGTATGACAGCGAACAGTGCTACTGCTGACCAAGAACTAAGCACAAATGAGGTTTCAGCCGATTCTATCCTGTCTATCTTTCATGCAACATCGATTGAACAGTTAGAGGAAGCCATGAAAGAGCTAGGGCATGAGAATACGGATGCAACTAATTTACTGGCTCAACTCGGAAGTGTAGAAGAGCAACGTGAAGACTTACTGGCACTGTTAGAAAAGGCAGGATTGTCTGAAAGTGAACTGACAGAAATGACATTCACCAATGATATATGGGTTGTACTAGAGAAAATCGATAAAATTGCACCCCAGTTTTTCGAACAGCTGACAACAGCACTTGATGGCAAAGCCGATATGTCAAAACAACAGGCTGTTGACGTATTGACACTTTTGAAAACAATTGAACTTGTTGCACCTAAAACTGATTTGCTTGTAAGACAAGAACAACAGATTGCTAGCTTGCAAAGCTTCCTCGTAGCGGCCGGTGCACAATTCGAGGAAGGATTGCAAGTGAGCAAAACAGCGGCTACTACACCTATTCCTTTTATGGATAGTCAACATGCAGCGAGAATAGTCGTACAAACACAGAGTAGCCCGTCGTTAACAGATGATGGAAATGCCCCAAAACAATCGGAAGTATCTCAGCAAGTAGCAAGTCATGCAATTGGTAACGTTGCAGTTGCAAAAGGTGACTTCTCAATTACCGAGGAAGAAAATCGTACGAATGCACGTAATGAGGCCTTGACTCGTGAAATGCAAAACATCTTCAAACGTGCGAATTTTGGACAAACAGGCGGGACAAATCGTTTACTTATTAAATTATATCCAGAGCATCTAGGACAAGTCAGGATTGAACTATTGCAGGTGAATGGCGTGATGACAGCGAGAATTCTTGCATCGACTGCACTTGGTAAAGAAATGCTAGATAGCCAGCTGAATCAGCTTCGCAACGCATTTATCCAACAAAACTTGCAAGTGGAGCGAATCGACGTTTCCCAAACGCTACAAGACACAGCAAGAAACGATCGTGAACAGGCATTTAATCAACACTTGAAACAACAAGAGCAAGAGACAAACGAAGGACAAGAGCAAAATGAGG
- the fliJ gene encoding flagellar export protein FliJ, which translates to MKAYHYRFEKVLTYREQEKSETEVEFKNAVTEFETLATQLYDLLKKKEDVLGEQQERMAIGFTIDEMHHYANFISSVEKKIAELQPLVMKARSKMNWFEDRLLEKSLEVKKFEKMKEKDREHHRAEMEQLEAIQLDEMSTLKFRRRENGW; encoded by the coding sequence ATGAAGGCTTATCACTATCGATTTGAAAAAGTGTTGACGTATCGTGAACAGGAAAAAAGCGAAACAGAAGTCGAGTTTAAAAATGCGGTAACGGAGTTTGAAACGTTGGCTACGCAGTTATATGACTTGTTGAAAAAGAAGGAAGATGTTCTTGGGGAGCAGCAGGAACGGATGGCTATCGGTTTCACGATTGACGAAATGCATCATTATGCAAATTTTATATCTAGTGTTGAAAAGAAAATTGCAGAGTTACAACCGCTAGTCATGAAAGCACGTTCTAAAATGAATTGGTTTGAGGATCGATTGCTAGAGAAATCACTCGAAGTAAAGAAGTTCGAGAAAATGAAAGAAAAAGATCGTGAACATCATCGGGCTGAAATGGAGCAGTTGGAGGCAATCCAGCTTGACGAAATGTCAACGTTGAAGTTCCGCAGAAGAGAAAACGGGTGGTAA
- the fliG gene encoding flagellar motor switch protein FliG codes for MVKKEKGMTGKQKAALLLISLGPEVSASIYKHLSEEEIERLTLEISGVKKVEASVKEEIIEEFHNIALAQDYISQGGIGYAKTVLEKALGKDHAQAIINRLTSSLQVRPFDFARRADPGQILNFIQNEHPQTIALILAYLEPEQAGMILSSLPQEMQADIAKRIATMDSTSPEVISEIEAVLERKLSSTVTQDYTETGGVDAVVEVLNGVDRSTEKTILDALEIQDPELAEEIRTRMFVFEDIVTLDNRSIQRIVRECANEDLILAMKVSSEEVKDILFRNMSQRMAESFQEEMEVMGPVRLRDVEEAQTRIVTIIRRLEDSGEIIIARGGGDDVIV; via the coding sequence GTGGTTAAGAAAGAAAAAGGGATGACGGGGAAACAGAAAGCGGCGCTCCTGCTCATTTCCCTCGGTCCCGAAGTATCTGCATCAATATACAAACATTTGAGTGAAGAGGAAATTGAGCGTTTGACGCTTGAAATCTCGGGTGTCAAAAAAGTAGAAGCCTCTGTGAAAGAAGAGATTATTGAGGAGTTTCATAATATTGCACTCGCTCAAGATTATATTTCCCAAGGTGGAATTGGCTATGCGAAAACGGTCCTTGAAAAAGCGCTTGGAAAAGATCATGCACAAGCAATTATCAATCGCTTGACATCATCCTTGCAAGTACGTCCTTTCGATTTTGCAAGACGTGCAGACCCAGGACAAATTTTGAACTTTATTCAAAATGAGCATCCACAGACCATTGCACTCATCTTAGCTTATCTGGAGCCTGAACAAGCAGGTATGATTTTATCATCCTTGCCACAGGAAATGCAGGCGGATATTGCTAAGCGGATTGCAACAATGGATTCGACATCACCTGAAGTTATCAGTGAAATTGAAGCGGTTCTTGAGCGTAAGCTATCATCGACTGTTACACAAGACTATACGGAAACAGGTGGAGTGGACGCAGTTGTTGAAGTGTTGAACGGTGTCGATCGATCAACAGAAAAAACGATTCTCGATGCGCTTGAAATTCAAGATCCAGAACTTGCCGAAGAAATTCGCACAAGAATGTTTGTCTTTGAAGATATCGTGACATTGGACAACCGTTCAATTCAGCGGATTGTGCGTGAATGTGCGAACGAAGATTTAATTCTTGCGATGAAAGTGTCGAGTGAGGAAGTTAAAGATATCTTGTTCCGCAATATGTCACAACGGATGGCGGAATCGTTCCAGGAAGAGATGGAAGTCATGGGACCTGTGCGCTTACGTGATGTTGAAGAAGCACAAACTCGTATTGTAACGATTATTCGTAGACTTGAAGATTCTGGTGAAATCATCATTGCACGTGGCGGAGGAGATGACGTCATTGTCTAA
- the hslV gene encoding ATP-dependent protease subunit HslV, with protein sequence MMEFHATTIFAIHHNGACAMSGDGQVTVGNAVVMKRTAKKVRRLFGGKVLAGFAGSVADAFTLFELFEGKLTEYNGNLQRASVEVAKEWRGDRILRKLEAMLLVMDSERLLLVSGTGEVIEPDDGILAIGSGGHYALAAGRALKKYSGDTLTAAQIAQAALETAAEICVYTNDQIVVEVLE encoded by the coding sequence TTGATGGAATTCCATGCAACGACGATTTTTGCCATTCATCATAATGGTGCTTGCGCCATGTCAGGAGATGGGCAGGTAACTGTAGGGAATGCAGTGGTCATGAAGCGCACTGCAAAGAAAGTCCGACGATTATTTGGTGGTAAAGTGCTAGCAGGCTTTGCTGGTTCAGTGGCGGATGCCTTTACATTGTTTGAATTGTTCGAGGGTAAATTGACGGAGTACAATGGGAATCTGCAACGAGCTTCTGTCGAGGTAGCGAAGGAATGGCGTGGCGACAGAATTCTTCGCAAACTAGAAGCGATGTTGCTCGTTATGGATAGTGAGCGTCTATTGCTCGTTTCAGGTACGGGAGAAGTGATTGAACCTGACGATGGCATTTTGGCAATCGGCTCAGGTGGTCATTATGCACTTGCTGCTGGTCGTGCGTTAAAGAAGTACAGTGGTGACACGTTGACCGCTGCGCAAATTGCACAAGCGGCACTTGAAACAGCGGCGGAGATTTGTGTCTATACGAATGATCAGATTGTTGTGGAGGTACTCGAATGA
- the flgB gene encoding flagellar basal body rod protein FlgB has translation MNLFGGTISSLERGLDFSTTKGKVISQNIANVDTPNYKAKNVSFKEVFANVQANSLAAYRTDERHIAFKSSEMTPGVSSYSNLRYRHNGNGVDMDKEQADLAANQIYYNAVIDRINGKFNTLQNVIKGGR, from the coding sequence GTGAACCTATTCGGAGGAACAATTTCAAGTCTGGAGCGTGGATTGGACTTTTCTACCACAAAAGGAAAAGTGATTTCACAAAATATCGCAAATGTCGACACGCCGAACTATAAAGCTAAAAATGTCAGTTTTAAAGAAGTTTTTGCAAATGTTCAAGCGAACTCGTTAGCTGCTTATCGAACTGATGAAAGGCATATCGCATTCAAATCGAGTGAAATGACGCCAGGGGTTTCCAGTTACTCGAATCTTCGTTATCGACACAATGGAAACGGTGTAGATATGGACAAAGAACAAGCGGATTTAGCAGCGAATCAAATTTACTACAATGCAGTAATTGATCGAATTAACGGCAAATTTAATACGCTACAAAATGTGATTAAAGGAGGTCGTTAA